The following proteins are encoded in a genomic region of Roseinatronobacter sp. S2:
- a CDS encoding protocatechuate 3,4-dioxygenase, with protein sequence MTDPDRIPETPLFDRPRSNSGYALNKMAMGLSTPDGRAAFIADEDAYLDRFALTPAQRAAVKARDWAEMVRLGGNLFYILKISAVDPTPIREIGAAQAGMGLQEFLDTRLGKVTNG encoded by the coding sequence CCGACCCGGACCGCATTCCCGAAACCCCGCTGTTTGACCGCCCCCGCAGCAATTCAGGCTACGCGCTGAACAAGATGGCCATGGGCCTTAGCACCCCTGACGGGCGCGCGGCATTTATCGCGGATGAAGACGCCTATCTGGACCGTTTCGCCCTGACACCCGCGCAGCGCGCGGCGGTCAAAGCCCGCGACTGGGCGGAAATGGTGCGGCTGGGCGGCAACCTGTTCTACATTCTGAAAATTTCCGCCGTCGACCCGACGCCCATTCGTGAAATCGGCGCGGCGCAGGCGGGAATGGGTTTGCAGGAATTTCTGGACACACGATTGGGGAAAGTCACCAATGGCTGA